The Mugil cephalus isolate CIBA_MC_2020 chromosome 11, CIBA_Mcephalus_1.1, whole genome shotgun sequence genome includes a window with the following:
- the cd79a gene encoding B-cell antigen receptor complex-associated protein alpha chain, whose translation MGMTIILIFSILAVSVAQGKVTLEADMPFMRTAFGNKAELKCCFKDDGNNSPNITWCKYLSKGFNVVQVSDRLNMTSERTNSKWCGILKFPSVVKNDTGLYMCLLPGPVRTHGTYLQVYKPVEKVINCSESAKNKILTAEGILLLLCVLGPSATLIFKSKKLNQLQRQKEQKEEENIYQGLNLDDCCTTYDQIERSQAHGPYQDVGNIKDEGEEIQLEKP comes from the exons ATGGGTATGACAATAATCTTAATCTTCAGCATCTTGGCTG TGTCTGTCGCTCAGGGCAAGGTGACTTTAGAGGCGGACATGCCATTTATGAGGACGGCGTTTGGTAATAAGGCTGAACTGAAGTGCTGCTTCAAGGACGATGGCAACAATTCTCCAAACATCACCTGGTGCAAATATCTCAGCAAGGGGTTTAACGTCGTTCAAGTCTCTGACCGCCTGAATATGACATCTGAACGAACGAATTCCAAATGGTGTGGAATTCTAAAATTTCCGTCAGTGGTGAAAAATGACACTGGGTTGTACATGTGTTTGCTGCCTGGCCCGGTCCGCACGCATGGAACCTACCTGCAAGTCTACA AACCAGTGGAGAAGGTGATAAACTGCAGTGAAAGTGCCAAAAACAAGATCCTGACAGCTGAGGGGATCCtactgttactgtgtgtgttgggacCTTCTGCTACCCTTATATTCAAG TCAAAGAAGCTGAACCAACTGCAGAGGCAGAAAGagcagaaggaagaggaaaacataTATCAG GGGCTAAATCTGGATGACTGTTGCACAACGTATGATCAAATCGAACGGTCCCAGGCACATGGCCCCTACCAGGATGTGGGCAACATTAAGGATGAAGGGGAAGAAATCCAACTGGAGAAGCCTTAA
- the arhgef1b gene encoding rho guanine nucleotide exchange factor 1b isoform X9, whose amino-acid sequence MLLKRKRMTIVSDEEKCQSIFATVTFYMKHLGVKSRGVDSKKSRGGFFRRQLVKNKKEESTKTKPRGVFPISNWIPGSAEGKPKTDAEGERDKVAVDRKGLVPGRGSLTDKNPPGVGASPPCPPVIDISDTSGGNISTTNCPESSHSDGITSNRLEAPTLSDGGDVSPVSIGGGVPLGEPLSPSDTPTEEAIEKDRLKTSTRKKVARSESARVDRHPSRRRGSSRAKQSRSRSDVDLQPPTSTTSSPAPLTPQHLHPTDGPVFFVEGTGQSPTSPSPQLEEMEPRLLEFEQDPANWREQASSEALSRLSKKETKRQEVINELFATEHAHVRMLSVLQMVFSKPLEREQLLTGTELAAIFPNLDEIIDMHYNFYENLKKLRLDDGFVVKSISTTVLNRFGGTEGEWFQKLTARFCSHQSWALEQIKSRQKKEPRFNAFILEAESKPQCRRLQLKDIIPIEMQRLTKYPLLLENIAKNTEDNTEKERIQQSAECCRKILNHVNEEVKVMENLLTLKDYQRRLDTSGLKPSNELYTEYKNIDLTQKKMLFEGPLVWKVTKEKAIEVQCVLLADLLVLLQRQDDKMVLKCQSKSNIAVQEGKQMLSPIIKLDSVFLRDVATDRKAFYVIFTWDSGAQIYELVAQSFGEMKTWMEVIKVAVDELKKSGASMKLPVPPDPISPSPIHNPTPSPLDIDVVKRSSDLCLSPSVDREKDGLTHSKSTDDRRRMMDFLSNSGFDLIGHSNSDQEKVASSTLDDVMALKRLLVSSISLSEDLQTDEENEVEQSEMLSQKMDNCQLTEESQTPDGGDEEVNVNTCEKEDEEETKGHEDSSISAPLSLSPERQKEVSLRLLKLEEKIKRLQTIEEDYHRLQEALSKFYLEGGNFE is encoded by the exons ccaATCTATCTTTGCTACAGTGACCTTCTACATGAAGCACCTTGGTGTTAAAAGCAGGGGAGTCGACAGTAAGAAGTCCAGAGGAGGCTTCTTCAGGAGACAACTGGTAAAG AATAAGAAGGAGGAATCCACTAAGACCAAGCCCAGAGGGGTGTTCCCAATTTCTAACTGGATTCCAGGCAGTG CGGAGGGCAAACCCAAAACGGATGCTGAAG GGGAAAGGGATAAAGTGGCTGTGGATCGTAAAGGCCTCGTTCCGGGCAGAGGCTCTTTGACCGACAAAAATCCCCCTGGGGTAGGCGCAAGCCCTCCCTGTCCTCCAGTCATAGACATCAGTGACACCTCAGGCGGCAACATCAGCACCACCAACTGCCCAGAGTCTTCACACAGCGATG GTATCACAAGCAATCGCTTAGAGGCTCCAACTTTGTCGGACGGGGGTGATGTGTCCCCTGTCTCGATAGGAGGCGGGGTGCCCCTAGGGGAACCCCTCTCCCCTAGTGACACCCCCACAGAGGAGGCTATAGAGAAAGACAG ACTGAAGACAAG CACCAGAAAAAAAGTGGCACGCAGCGAGAGTGCTCGTGTGGACCGGCACCCGTCTCGACGCAGGGGCTCTTCTCGGGCCAAACAGTCCCGCTCCCGCAGCGATGTGGACCTCCAGCCTCCTACCTCGACAACATCATCACCTGCCCCACTCACCCCCCAGCACCTCCATCC CACCGATGGACCAGTTTTCTTTGTTGAAGGGACTGGCCAGTCCCCCACCAGCCCCTCCCCAcagctggaggagatggagccaCGGCTCCTGGAGTTCGAGCAGGACCCAGCCAACTGGAGGGAGCAGGCCTCTTCCGAAGCTCTGTCCCGCCTCAGCAAGAAGGAGACCAAGAGGCAGGAAGTCATCAATG AGCTGTTTGCGACGGAGCATGCCCACGTTCGAATGCTAAGTGTCCTTCAGATGGTCTTTTCCAAGCCGTTGGAGAGAGAGCAGCTCCTGACTGGCACTGAGCTGGCCGCCATCTTCCCCAACCTCGATGAGATCATCGACATGCACT ATAACTTCTACGAGAACCTGAAGAAACTGCGTTTGGATGACGGCTTCGTTGTTAAATCTATTAGCACCACAGTTCTCAACCGA TTTGGTGGTACGGAGGGCGAGTGGTTCCAGAAACTAACAGCccgattctgcagtcaccagtCGTGGGCCCTGGAACAGATCAAGAGCAGGCAGAAGAAAGAGCCACGCTTCAACGCCTTCATATTG GAGGCAGAGAGCAAACCCCAGTGCCGCAGACTGCAGCTCAAGGACATCATCCCTATAGAGATGCAGAGACTCACCAAGTATCCACTGCTGCTGGAGAATATTGCAAAgaacacag AGGACAAtacagagaaggagaggatcCAGCAGAGTGCCGAATGCTGCAGAAAGATCCTCAACCACGTCAACGAGGAGGTCAAAGTGATGGAGAACCTGTTG ACTCTGAAGGACTACCAGCGTAGATTGGACACATCAGGGCTCAAACCTAGTAACGAGCTTTATACTGAATATAAG aacATTGACCTGACTCAGAAGAAGATGCTGTTTGAAGGCCCGCTGGTCTGGAAAGTCACCAAGGAGAAGGCTATTG AGGTGCAGTGTGTGTTGCTTGCCGACTTGCTGGTCCTCCTGCAGAGGCAGGATGACAAGATGGTCCTCAAATGCCAAAGCAAGAGCAACATCGCCGTGCAGGAAGGCAAGCAGATGCTCAGCCCCATTATTAAGCTGGACTCCGTCTTCCTCCGTGATGTGGCCACAG ATCGAAAGGCTTTTTACGTGATATTTACCTGGGACAGCGGCGCTCAGATCTATGAACTAGTCGCTCAGTCTTTTGGAGAAATGAAAAC ttGGATGGAAGTGATAAAAGTAGCGGTGGATGAGCTGAAGAAGAGCGGAGCATCCATGAAGTTGCCAGTGCCTCCTGATCCCATCAGTCCTTCACC AATCCATAATCCGACTCCGAGTCCTCTTGATATTGATGTCGTGAAACGCAGCAGTG ACTTATGCTTGTCTCCATCTGTAGACCGAGAGAAGGACGGCTTGACACATAGCAAGTCTACAGACGACAGGCGCAGGATGATGGATTTCCTGTCAAACAGTGGCTTTGACTTAATAGGCCACTCCAACAGCGATCAGGAGAAGGTGGCCAGCAGTACATTGGATGATG TCATGGCTCTGAAAAGACTGTTGGTCAGCAGCATCAGTCTATCAGAAGACTTGCAAACTGATGAAGAAAACGAAGTGGAGCAGTCAGAGATGCTCAGTCAAAAGATGGATAACTGTCAGCTTACAG AAGAAAGTCAGACCCCAGACGGAGGGGATGAGGAGGTGAACGTCAACACTTGCgaaaaagaagacgaagaagagacGAAAGGACACGAGGACAGTAGCATCAGTGCACCCCTGTCTTTGTCCCCGGAGAGGCAGAAGGAAGTGAGCCTGAGGCTGCTAaagctggaggaaaaaataaagagactACAG ACTATAGAAGAGGACTACCACAGGCTGCAGGAGGCCCTTTCCAAGTTCTATCTGGAGGGGGGTAACTTCGAGTAA